A stretch of DNA from Brevibacillus ruminantium:
CACATTGTCTAAACAGCGAACCCCAACAAGAAGGGATTGACTGCCCATGAAAAATACATCTGTCATTGGACTAAGTTTTTTGGAAAAGCTGCTTGTGATCGTAAATCCGATCATTTTAGGAATAATTGGATGGTTTTTACCCAGTTTGTTAGAAATCATTAAAAAAATCCCTTTTTTATCTGATTCAAAATTAATCGATCTTTTGATTTTTATTCATCCTTTTGATTCATCACCATAACCCGTGCTAGACATTGAAAAAACGCAGATGTTCCTCTATCGTGGGAGTTGTCGAGACAACCACTGAAAAGGAGGAAATCTGCGTTGTGCCTTGATTTTAGCACAGACTTTGTCAGACTTCCATCATTCCATCTCACTCATTGGGAAAAAACAACGGAAACGGATTGGATCGCTGTTCTGGAACCGAATTCTGCTTGTTATCTTTGTCCGATCTGTCTCCGAGCCAGTACCAACCATGCCCGTCCTGGACGGCGTATTCTTCGTCATCGTTTCGTTCCTTCTTGGGGGACCGTCTGGGTATCCGTTCCCGTGTATCGCCAGCGCTGTGCGAGTTGTGGGCTTACATGGACAGTGGAATGGAACGGTATCCCGCCTCGAGGATTGGTCACCTCTGCTTTTCAAGAGATGGCGGTGGATATGTGCCGCGGCCGGGATTTGCTCTCGGTTGCCAAGCAATTGAGTGTGGCCTACTCGACACTCGAACGCTGGTACTACCAACTGGCCCCCCAACGCCTTGCTCAACCAAAAGAACATGAAGCTCCTGAAGTGGTCTGTCTGGATGAGTTTGCGTTGCAAAAAGGACATAAGTACGGCGTGAACCTCATGGATGCTCAAACCGGTCATATCTGGCAAGTCACAGAAGGACGTTCACGTGAACAGGTACGAAACGCCCTGCAGCAATGGCCCTTTCGTAAGGCTCCCCATGTAGTTGTCACGGATTTGGCTCCAGGAATGGCTGAAACAGTACGCCAAGTCTGGAAGCATACCCTTGTGGTAGCAGATAAATTTCACGTGATCCAGCTTTTCTCGAAAGCGTTGGAAGCTACCCGAAAACGCACTCATGCTCGTGGAACACATCGTCGGGGCAGACATGAGCAACGCCTGCTCCATACGATCCCTGACAAGCTGAAGCCCGAAGAGCTTCAGGAACTGAAGAATTGGTTAGCAGAAGATCCACACCTCAAACGACTCTACTTTGCGCTTCAAGACATAAGAACCGTGTATGCCGTTCAAACCCAAGAGGCAGGCGAGGAAGCACTTCAGAAATGGATTGACGACCATCTCTATTCTCCGACTCCTGCGGTTCGTTCCATTGCCAAAACGATTGTCCAGTGGCGAGAGCCCATTCAGAATTATTTCTCCTTTCGGGTAACGAATGCCAAGATTGAAGGGACACACAACAAAGTGAAGGTGATCAAACGAAGAGCCTACGGCTACCGCAATCTAGAGAGATTCAAGATTCGCATTAGACTGGAGTGTAAACCGGCTACATAACTACGAAAAACTGCGATAGAGGGAGATCAAGCACGTTTTACGGTGAAGAGCTATCCTTTTTGGTTATCCGTCATTCTTATGTTTGTTGGTGTCATTGTTGGGATTCTATTTTCTTTCATCATTTATAGTGATGCTTTAAAGATGAGGATTACTTCGGAAAGCATTCATATTAATAAAGATGACCAAGAAAAACAAATCACAAGGTCTCAAGTAAAAGCCGTTTTTGTAGACAATCGTCAAGTAGTGGTCATTGATCAAGCAGGTCGAGAATGGTTACGTGAAACATCTGATATTCCCCCAAGCAAAATTAAAGATGCTTTTTTGATGCACAGATTCCCATGGGTGGAACAAGATCCTTACCAACAGGAATATGGCCTATGGAAATTAGAGGATGAGCGATTCAGTTCACGTGTAAATACTATTTTGTATGAAAGACGAAATGCCATTCGGGACGGAAATACGAAAAAAGCGAAGCATTTGCGCAAAGATTTGAATGAGCTGGAGGTATTTGTCAAAGACCAAGGAGAAGATCAGTATGTCCGTTCCATTAAACAATAAAACAACTGAAGGAAAAAATCGTGCCACTTCATTGGATCTGGCAAGAGGTGTCATGTTACTGCTCATTGCACTCGCACATGCCCCCCTGTATTTGTACAACTCAGAACCTGGAATCATGCAAAGGGCCGCGGGCATAAACTTCTTTGATCAAATCGTGAACCTTTTTGGTATGTTCTTTATTGATAACCGGGCAAGAGCGATGTTTGCCGTATTATTCGGGTATGGTTTAGTACTGTCATTTAAAAGTCAAATCTCTAAAGGAAAAACAGAAAAAGATACCTTAAAAACGATACGACGACGTTCCTGGTATTTGATTCTGTTTGGAATCCTGTTAGCGATCTTCATTGGCGGCCAAGATATTCTAATGGCATACGGTTTAGCAGGGCTTCTCGTTAGCTGGCTATTAACACGTGAAATCAAAACACTCATACGAACGTTTTCGATTGTCACTTTATTCTATTGTCTTTTTACTCCCATCATATGGGGCTTCAACATGCAAAAGATCGGAAGTTACGGTTTTGCTCCAGATGTTTCGGCCACAGACACATACCTGCATACAACGATGGTAACCCTGATTTATTTTCCTACGATTCCGATCATGATTCATTTTTTGTTCCCCATTCTTCCTTCCGTTTTAGCAGGAATGTGGATCGCTCGATATCAGTTATTAACAAAACCTGAGCAGCATGTAAGAACACTTTATTTCATAATCTTTGTGGGATTGACTGTCTCCTTACTAGGAGCGTTACCTTTATCCTTGTTAGGAAGCGTATGGCATCCAGGTTTCTTTACAGCGGGTTTACTATCCGGACTCCACATGTTAACAGGAATCGCCGGAGGATTAGCCTATGCGGCGATTTTCGGAATAATCGGGGCCAGGTTAAAAAAGCCAGGGCACATTAGCTATTCTTTTATAGCTTTAGGGAAGCGTTCTTTAACATTCTTTGTTTGGAATGAGGCCATGATCGTTCTATTCCTGTCACCAGTCGCACTTGATTTAGGCGGACATGTAAGTAACGGGATAGCTGCTATGATTGCAGTGGCGATTTGGATCTTTTCTGTCGTGTTGGCGACGTTATTGGAAAAAAATAATTTGAATGGTCCATTGGAAATATTGTTAAGGCGATTGGTGTATAAAAAAAAGTAAACGTCTTCTTATGATAAGGCTCTCTACGTTGTTTGTAACAGAAGATTAAAGGCCATCCTTGTGGGACGGCCTTTCCTTTACATCATGGGAATCCATTACCCCTCGTATGCTTGCTCTAACGAACTCATATCGATTTTCGCTTTCGTTTGAAGCAATGCCTTCACC
This window harbors:
- a CDS encoding ISL3 family transposase, producing the protein MCLDFSTDFVRLPSFHLTHWEKTTETDWIAVLEPNSACYLCPICLRASTNHARPGRRILRHRFVPSWGTVWVSVPVYRQRCASCGLTWTVEWNGIPPRGLVTSAFQEMAVDMCRGRDLLSVAKQLSVAYSTLERWYYQLAPQRLAQPKEHEAPEVVCLDEFALQKGHKYGVNLMDAQTGHIWQVTEGRSREQVRNALQQWPFRKAPHVVVTDLAPGMAETVRQVWKHTLVVADKFHVIQLFSKALEATRKRTHARGTHRRGRHEQRLLHTIPDKLKPEELQELKNWLAEDPHLKRLYFALQDIRTVYAVQTQEAGEEALQKWIDDHLYSPTPAVRSIAKTIVQWREPIQNYFSFRVTNAKIEGTHNKVKVIKRRAYGYRNLERFKIRIRLECKPAT
- a CDS encoding DUF418 domain-containing protein — translated: MSVPLNNKTTEGKNRATSLDLARGVMLLLIALAHAPLYLYNSEPGIMQRAAGINFFDQIVNLFGMFFIDNRARAMFAVLFGYGLVLSFKSQISKGKTEKDTLKTIRRRSWYLILFGILLAIFIGGQDILMAYGLAGLLVSWLLTREIKTLIRTFSIVTLFYCLFTPIIWGFNMQKIGSYGFAPDVSATDTYLHTTMVTLIYFPTIPIMIHFLFPILPSVLAGMWIARYQLLTKPEQHVRTLYFIIFVGLTVSLLGALPLSLLGSVWHPGFFTAGLLSGLHMLTGIAGGLAYAAIFGIIGARLKKPGHISYSFIALGKRSLTFFVWNEAMIVLFLSPVALDLGGHVSNGIAAMIAVAIWIFSVVLATLLEKNNLNGPLEILLRRLVYKKK